In Tamandua tetradactyla isolate mTamTet1 chromosome 7, mTamTet1.pri, whole genome shotgun sequence, the following are encoded in one genomic region:
- the LOC143690635 gene encoding olfactory receptor 6C2-like has translation MRNQTALTTFILMGLTDDPRLKILLFIFLFLSYILSVAGNLTIIILTFFDSHLKTPMYLFLQNFSFLEISFTTACVPRFLYSISSGDRSISYDACASQLLFTDLFAVAEFFLLATMSYDRYMAICKPLHYMTIMNSRVCKNFILFCWITALMIILPPISLGLGLEFCDSNVIDHFCCDASPILKISCSDTWLIEQMVIACAVLTFIITLMCVVVSYIYIIRTILRLPSAQERKKAFSTCSSHMIVVSITYGSCIFIYVKPSAKDEVAINKGISLLITSISPMLNPFIYTLRNKQVKQATNDLIKKLAVFSKV, from the coding sequence ATGAGAAACCAAACAGCACTAACAACCTTCATCTTGATGGGGCTGACAGATGACCCTCGACtgaaaattctcctttttattttcctatttctttcctaTATTTTGAGTGTAGCTGGAAACCTAACCATCATCATCCTCACTTTTTTTGATTCCCACCTTAAAACACCTATGTATCTTTTCCTGCAAAATTTCTCCTTCTTAGAAATTTCATTCACAACTGCTTGTGTTCCTCGATTCTTGTATAGCATATCATCTGGAGACAGGTCCATTTCCTATGATGCTTGTGCCAGTCAACTATTGTTTACAGACCTCTTTGCGGTAGCAGAATTTTTTCTCCTGGCCACCATGTCCTATGATCGTTACATGGCCATCTGCAAACCTCTGCATTACATGACCATCATGAACAGCAGAGTATGCAAGAACTTTATCCTTTTCTGTTGGATAACAGCATTGATGATCATTCTTCCACCAATCAGTCTGGGTCTGGGCCTGGAATTCTGTGACTCTAATGTCATTGATCATTTTTGCTGTGATGCATCTCCTATCCTGAAGATCTCTTGCTCAGACACATGGCTCATAGAACAGATGGTTATAGCGTGTGCTGTGTTGACATTCATCATCACTCTCATGTGTGTAGTTGTTTCCTACATTTATATTATCAGGACAATTCTAAGACTTCCCTCTGCTCAAGAGAGGAAAAAGGCCTTTTCCACTTGTTCTTCCCACATGATTGTTGTTTCTATTACTTATGGTAGCTGCATCTTCATTTATGTCAAACCTTCAGCCAAGGACGAGGTGGCTATTAATAAAGGGATTTCACTCCTCATTACTTCTATTTCACCAATGTTGAATCCCTTTATTTACACCCTGAGAAACAAGCAAGTGAAGCAAGCTACTAATGACTTAATTAAAAAACTTGCAGTCTTCTCAAaggtttaa